A window from Entomoplasma freundtii encodes these proteins:
- a CDS encoding APC family permease produces MKKFKKLDLKERFRVSRNDTQIGLKQLVWLGFNYTCSMGFTLTLSRTFGGKTGVGMHLFWIIILGAIVAGGAAWAFAKCAEVYSDKNGGAFEYTRRTFGRFNGWMVGFYQYVLIPVTTPASILVILAVAFQGMYDPTMWGSEEQTRLYLNLISIGIYVCLSLLVLLGTKVFKIATNLTSGVKWVLLIMVYVAAIIIMVDTKGGNFKDAANTGELTSHNFNTAFSAFFYAYTGFETFAAVGENVKNPKKTMPKAIMLVLMVAVIFYMVGLVFVMGSLGGTINENPNNQIIQLGLGAGSLVIVGISNIAANINGFMQGAFYSGGMLQPLVDQKMITTKVAVLNKQGLAVKALFLNMILTVLFSLFWLVLPYILNNNAIDYTSLVGFNSIVMFIVYGYVISAALVLSYKKKTSSSWFVYAIWISVLAFLGYQCVMYFVDFQTNKWQILTFGVVTTLAISWYFLGATLQQKQKFYNYRIKKLEQLLANTTSETQKEKLSAKLIYINDQQSWVIAEIAKGKQSYQDLIDWKDTEDYKEIMINKGLVKDMKERALLDGSKQIYVPKFILKNKVNRIKKENQETTKNQNLDYLTKIELQNLIQNKQ; encoded by the coding sequence ATGAAGAAGTTTAAAAAACTTGATTTGAAGGAGCGTTTCAGAGTTTCGCGCAATGATACTCAAATTGGCTTAAAGCAACTTGTTTGATTAGGTTTTAATTACACTTGTTCCATGGGTTTTACCCTAACATTGTCACGAACATTTGGCGGTAAAACTGGTGTTGGAATGCATTTGTTTTGAATCATCATTTTAGGAGCTATCGTGGCAGGAGGGGCAGCTTGAGCCTTCGCCAAATGTGCTGAAGTTTATTCAGACAAAAATGGAGGAGCCTTTGAGTATACGCGTCGGACATTTGGCCGTTTCAATGGTTGGATGGTTGGTTTTTACCAATATGTCCTTATTCCAGTAACCACCCCAGCCTCAATCCTTGTCATCCTCGCGGTTGCTTTCCAAGGGATGTATGACCCAACAATGTGGGGATCAGAAGAGCAAACTCGTTTGTATTTAAATCTCATTTCCATTGGTATTTATGTTTGCCTCTCACTTCTCGTTTTATTAGGGACTAAAGTGTTTAAAATAGCAACCAATTTAACTAGTGGAGTTAAATGAGTTTTGCTAATCATGGTTTATGTGGCGGCCATTATTATCATGGTGGATACTAAAGGCGGTAATTTCAAAGACGCTGCCAATACTGGCGAACTAACATCTCACAATTTTAATACTGCTTTTTCTGCCTTTTTCTATGCCTACACCGGCTTCGAAACTTTTGCTGCTGTTGGTGAAAATGTTAAAAATCCTAAAAAAACTATGCCAAAAGCAATTATGCTTGTCCTTATGGTTGCCGTTATTTTTTATATGGTCGGTTTAGTTTTTGTTATGGGTTCTTTAGGGGGCACTATTAATGAAAACCCAAATAACCAAATTATTCAATTAGGTCTTGGAGCTGGATCACTTGTCATTGTCGGCATCTCAAATATTGCTGCTAATATAAATGGTTTCATGCAAGGAGCTTTTTATAGTGGCGGAATGTTACAACCACTAGTTGATCAAAAAATGATTACGACCAAAGTGGCTGTACTTAATAAACAAGGTTTAGCCGTCAAAGCCCTATTTTTAAACATGATTTTGACAGTTTTATTTTCTCTATTTTGGTTAGTTTTACCATACATATTGAATAATAATGCGATTGATTATACATCATTAGTTGGGTTTAACTCTATTGTGATGTTTATCGTATATGGTTATGTCATCTCGGCCGCCTTGGTATTGTCATATAAGAAAAAAACAAGTTCTTCATGATTTGTTTATGCCATTTGAATAAGTGTTTTAGCTTTTTTGGGCTATCAATGTGTAATGTATTTTGTTGACTTCCAAACTAATAAATGACAAATTTTAACTTTTGGAGTCGTGACAACTTTAGCAATTAGTTGATACTTCCTCGGAGCGACATTACAACAAAAACAAAAGTTTTATAATTATCGCATTAAAAAATTAGAGCAACTATTAGCAAATACCACAAGTGAAACCCAAAAAGAAAAGTTAAGTGCGAAACTAATCTATATTAATGATCAACAAAGCTGAGTCATTGCTGAAATTGCCAAAGGAAAGCAAAGTTACCAAGATTTAATAGATTGAAAAGACACTGAAGATTATAAAGAAATAATGATAAACAAAGGGCTAGTAAAGGACATGAAGGAACGAGCTTTATTAGATGGCTCAAAGCAAATTTATGTACCTAAGTTTATTTTAAAAAATAAAGTTAATAGAATTAAAAAGGAAAATCAAGAAACAACTAAAAACCAAAATCTCGATTATTTAACAAAAATCGAACTTCAAAATCTAATTCAAAATAAGCAATAA
- a CDS encoding ferritin-like domain-containing protein codes for MIKKELVNDITSFLNLHILTQMNCMQLSKELAQNGYPGFAWFYQVQAEDEFMHQRRIINFLQGTEGAGDYILEAPQFKPFKIDNPAEAIQYYIKMRQDTLAKVTKLKDNAYKAGDYLVSDFYNWFIKDYWTEISENQDVLDRVKMNPESLAGLDRRMGKRGEIEPDHVIHPMKIFIAD; via the coding sequence ATGATTAAAAAAGAATTAGTGAATGATATTACTTCATTTTTAAACTTACATATCTTAACTCAAATGAACTGTATGCAATTGTCAAAGGAATTAGCCCAAAATGGTTATCCTGGTTTCGCTTGATTTTATCAAGTTCAAGCCGAAGATGAATTTATGCACCAACGTCGTATTATTAATTTTTTACAAGGAACTGAAGGAGCTGGTGATTATATTTTAGAAGCACCACAATTCAAACCTTTTAAAATAGACAATCCAGCAGAAGCTATCCAATACTACATTAAAATGCGTCAAGATACTTTGGCTAAAGTAACTAAATTAAAAGACAATGCTTATAAAGCTGGAGATTACTTAGTTTCAGACTTTTATAACTGATTTATTAAAGATTACTGAACTGAAATCAGCGAAAACCAAGACGTTTTAGACCGTGTCAAAATGAATCCTGAGTCATTGGCCGGACTTGACCGTCGCATGGGAAAACGTGGGGAAATTGAACCTGATCACGTTATTCACCCAATGAAAATCTTCATTGCTGACTAA
- a CDS encoding AAA family ATPase has translation MQHLNIKNYRNFENANFCISPLTILTGENNTGKTSLLKLMESVNNNKTLNFQGTSFNEVKSKDIIRNSKQPLEILLSYTSKEMVSRRLKDVYLMEKYDVLIIKDYDFPLIKKFYTWDSSTNELIIFEFEYDFSSLHQTINPSPKLKSIDIELFDLPIDKNLFLKKESYDFIGLINNKVKEYKNKWKSEKIVLSNYLNAKNHNEFHEIHTDFYKSQIFNILDRINTSLSLEELYALFIFCKGKEDEKVELPNKKEIPKNNRSLHKISEANIRAFEAATKGSRLRKAYNYFQYIGPIRPTFEEFYVQENFNRSKQESVNFTHFEAIKTFFDNKNILKGEMDKFFQSISNIQSIDIVEDIRNNNPHVYYYPIYKTKLNSTKEKKLKYSGTGVSQLFPILVNILTNKQKLNPNNIDVIKSIAIEQPELHLHPKAQNRLGSFFIDYIQDMKKLEKEIGKKEASGINLAKFRKTKQNLENTYLVIETHSTFIIDSMRKSINKIYKNKDTNDFNESSINNEINILFLFNKTKSTNIDYFSINEKGRLDGNYKNYVDFYINDAFEMLGI, from the coding sequence ATGCAACATTTAAATATCAAAAATTATCGAAATTTTGAAAATGCTAATTTCTGCATTTCCCCGTTAACAATATTGACTGGAGAAAATAATACTGGAAAAACATCACTTTTAAAATTAATGGAATCAGTAAACAACAACAAAACTTTAAACTTTCAGGGCACTTCTTTTAATGAAGTGAAAAGTAAAGATATAATAAGAAATTCAAAACAACCTTTGGAAATCTTGCTTTCTTACACCTCTAAGGAAATGGTCTCTAGGAGACTAAAAGATGTTTATTTGATGGAGAAGTATGACGTACTTATAATTAAAGACTATGATTTTCCGCTAATAAAGAAATTTTATACTTGAGATAGTTCAACCAACGAGTTAATCATATTCGAATTCGAATATGATTTTTCTAGTCTTCACCAAACAATTAACCCATCGCCAAAATTAAAAAGCATTGATATTGAACTTTTTGATTTGCCGATAGACAAAAACTTATTTCTAAAAAAAGAATCCTATGACTTTATCGGACTAATAAATAATAAAGTTAAGGAATATAAAAATAAATGAAAGTCAGAAAAAATTGTACTATCCAATTATTTAAATGCAAAAAACCACAATGAATTTCATGAAATTCATACTGATTTTTATAAATCTCAAATATTCAATATTCTTGATAGAATAAACACTTCTCTTTCTCTAGAGGAATTGTATGCTTTATTTATTTTTTGCAAAGGTAAAGAAGATGAAAAAGTTGAATTGCCAAACAAAAAAGAAATACCAAAAAATAATCGCTCATTACATAAAATCAGCGAAGCCAATATTAGAGCCTTCGAAGCCGCCACAAAAGGAAGCCGTCTTAGAAAAGCTTATAATTATTTTCAATACATTGGTCCAATTAGACCAACATTTGAAGAATTTTATGTCCAAGAAAATTTTAATAGGAGCAAACAAGAGTCTGTTAATTTCACCCATTTTGAAGCAATCAAAACTTTTTTTGATAATAAAAATATTCTTAAGGGTGAAATGGATAAATTTTTTCAATCTATTTCTAATATCCAAAGTATAGACATTGTGGAAGATATAAGAAATAATAATCCTCATGTCTATTATTATCCAATTTATAAAACTAAGTTGAATTCAACTAAAGAAAAAAAATTGAAATATTCCGGAACAGGGGTTTCACAATTGTTTCCTATTTTAGTTAACATTTTGACTAATAAGCAAAAGCTTAATCCTAATAATATTGATGTAATTAAATCCATAGCAATTGAGCAGCCAGAATTACATCTACATCCAAAAGCACAAAATAGACTAGGTTCATTTTTTATAGATTATATTCAAGACATGAAAAAATTAGAAAAAGAAATTGGTAAAAAGGAAGCTAGTGGTATTAATTTAGCAAAATTTAGAAAAACTAAACAAAATTTAGAAAACACATATTTAGTCATCGAAACACATTCTACGTTTATTATAGATTCTATGCGAAAATCTATAAATAAAATATATAAAAATAAAGATACCAATGACTTTAATGAATCATCGATAAACAATGAAATAAATATTCTATTTCTTTTCAATAAAACAAAAAGCACAAATATTGATTATTTTTCAATTAATGAAAAAGGAAGATTGGATGGCAATTACAAAAATTATGTTGACTTTTATATAAATGATGCGTTTGAAATGCTAGGTATTTAA
- a CDS encoding bifunctional 5,10-methylenetetrahydrofolate dehydrogenase/5,10-methenyltetrahydrofolate cyclohydrolase, protein MKLLDGKMVAQNRRQNLQKQIATNLSQGKRHPKLVVIMVGHNEASEVYVKHKIKAAKEVGIVGEVHHFASDVEPNELYQAIETLNNDSEVDGILLQLPLPPKFNEEDYLQAIAPHKDVDGFHYQNQGRLLQGYETIAPCTPLGVINLLDSYEIPIKGQNVTIIGTSNIVGKPLGIMLLNLGATVTFCNRNTKDLKMMAQTADILVSGTGQQFIITGDMVKLGSVVIDIGIIRNPKTNRLVGDVDFEAVAPKTSYITPVPGGVGPMTVVTLLENTYKLYLQHLS, encoded by the coding sequence ATGAAGCTTTTAGATGGCAAAATGGTCGCCCAAAACCGGCGTCAAAATTTGCAAAAACAAATCGCAACCAACTTATCACAAGGGAAACGCCATCCCAAGTTAGTAGTGATCATGGTTGGACATAATGAGGCTAGCGAAGTTTATGTAAAACATAAAATTAAAGCTGCCAAGGAGGTAGGTATTGTGGGCGAAGTTCATCACTTTGCTTCAGATGTCGAACCCAATGAACTTTACCAAGCAATTGAAACTTTGAATAATGATTCAGAAGTAGATGGTATTTTATTACAACTGCCCTTACCCCCCAAATTTAACGAAGAAGATTACTTACAAGCTATTGCTCCTCATAAAGATGTTGATGGTTTTCATTACCAAAACCAAGGTCGTCTTTTACAAGGGTACGAAACGATCGCCCCTTGTACTCCCTTAGGGGTGATTAACCTTCTCGATTCCTACGAAATTCCCATTAAAGGCCAAAATGTCACGATTATTGGGACATCGAACATTGTGGGGAAACCACTGGGAATTATGTTATTAAACTTAGGAGCGACTGTTACTTTTTGTAACCGCAATACTAAAGATTTAAAAATGATGGCTCAAACCGCAGATATATTGGTGTCTGGAACTGGACAACAATTCATTATAACTGGTGATATGGTAAAATTAGGGTCGGTAGTGATTGATATTGGCATTATTCGCAACCCAAAAACAAACCGCTTGGTCGGTGATGTTGATTTTGAAGCAGTAGCACCAAAAACAAGTTATATTACTCCGGTTCCGGGAGGAGTGGGGCCAATGACGGTCGTCACCCTTTTGGAAAATACTTATAAACTTTATTTGCAACATTTAAGTTAA
- the gatB gene encoding Asp-tRNA(Asn)/Glu-tRNA(Gln) amidotransferase subunit GatB produces MNNLEVIIGIENHVELKTKTKMFSPSPIIFGAHPNTAVHEIDLGYPGAMPSVNKEGVRLALLATNALKMTIDPLLIFDRKNYFYPDLAKGFQITQQFHPIGKEGKLEIQLSDMETKMIAIERLHIEEDTAKQIHKGDQTYLDYNRSGIGLIEIVTKPVMRSADEAVAYVEKLRETLLYLGVSDVKMNEGSLRCDVNISLRPYGKDQFGSKVEIKNLNSLMNVRKAIDFEIKRQTEILLNNQVVIQETRRFDEATQTTISMRSKADAIDYRYVAEPNITPIALDPEWIESVIATSPQLADEKRTIFQKKYGLKLVDINLLLTSREMTTFFEEVLSLTKPSDASKVLNYLLGDIQSELNTKNEIITDTKITPAKLAKLIEYFNANVISSKHFKTLIPLAMRDEASIDNLIEENHLKLIADPKILQNHLQTLIDQNQSVVAQYQERPERVLKTIMGQLMKITQGNASPDIAQQILVALLKSK; encoded by the coding sequence TTAAATAATTTAGAAGTAATTATCGGCATTGAAAACCACGTTGAATTAAAAACAAAAACAAAAATGTTTTCGCCAAGTCCAATTATTTTTGGAGCCCATCCCAACACTGCAGTACACGAAATTGATTTAGGTTATCCAGGGGCGATGCCAAGTGTGAATAAAGAAGGGGTCCGATTAGCCTTATTAGCTACTAACGCTTTAAAGATGACAATTGATCCACTTTTGATTTTTGACCGCAAAAATTATTTTTATCCTGATTTGGCAAAGGGATTCCAAATAACCCAACAATTTCACCCGATTGGCAAAGAAGGTAAATTAGAGATTCAACTTTCAGATATGGAAACGAAAATGATTGCCATTGAGCGTCTTCATATTGAAGAAGATACTGCTAAACAAATTCACAAAGGTGATCAAACCTATTTAGATTACAACCGTAGTGGAATTGGTTTGATTGAAATTGTGACTAAACCTGTAATGCGAAGTGCTGATGAGGCGGTCGCTTATGTTGAAAAACTACGGGAAACTTTGCTTTACTTAGGAGTCTCAGATGTCAAGATGAATGAAGGCTCATTGCGTTGCGATGTCAATATTTCCTTAAGGCCTTACGGCAAAGACCAATTTGGTTCAAAAGTAGAAATTAAAAACTTAAATTCACTTATGAACGTTCGCAAGGCAATTGACTTTGAAATTAAGCGCCAAACCGAAATTCTTTTAAACAACCAAGTGGTCATTCAAGAAACGCGTCGTTTTGATGAAGCAACCCAAACAACTATTAGTATGCGTTCAAAAGCTGACGCCATTGACTATCGCTATGTGGCTGAACCAAATATTACTCCAATCGCTCTTGATCCGGAGTGGATTGAATCTGTAATTGCTACTAGTCCACAATTAGCCGATGAAAAAAGAACTATTTTTCAAAAAAAATATGGACTAAAATTGGTTGATATTAACTTATTATTAACAAGTCGAGAAATGACCACTTTCTTTGAAGAGGTACTAAGTTTAACCAAACCTAGCGATGCTTCTAAGGTGCTTAATTATCTACTGGGTGATATTCAAAGTGAACTAAATACTAAAAACGAAATCATCACTGATACAAAAATTACTCCAGCTAAATTAGCGAAATTAATTGAGTATTTTAATGCTAACGTAATTTCTTCAAAGCATTTTAAGACCTTAATTCCTTTGGCAATGCGTGACGAAGCTTCAATAGATAATCTCATTGAAGAAAATCATCTAAAATTAATTGCGGACCCAAAAATTCTTCAAAATCATCTACAAACTTTGATTGATCAAAACCAGTCAGTTGTTGCTCAATATCAAGAGCGTCCAGAACGCGTTTTGAAAACAATCATGGGTCAATTAATGAAAATAACGCAAGGGAACGCCAGTCCTGATATAGCTCAACAAATTTTGGTAGCGCTCCTAAAGTCAAAATAA
- a CDS encoding amidase family protein: protein MKYRKKTIQELNHLLATHQVTSEELALDFIQEAKKDAAANFLTTLPENEIIAQAKAIDAHPNFQSLLTGVPYLAKDNFATKGIRTTGGSKILENFIPPYNATIIDILNGHQALMAGKASLDELGMGGTGLLSAFGEIYNPYDKKRLIGGSSSGSVYAVSKGYVPFALGTDTGDSIRKPASYTGIVGFKPTYGALSRYGVLPYSPSLDHPGFFTRNVADMAIVADATFQHDAKDFTSQEIPHKDFLKHLGKLPKSTKFGYLKVVQENLDPKLKKAYFDFYQKLSEAGFEVKALDFPKELLDALPSIYMMISFTEAVSTHSNLTGVHFGERVENADYETLMRETRSKCFGPVVKRRFLIGSLNLKKDNQELFMNKAKKVRRLIVEELNKLYNKVNILILPAAPGVAPLIDEAVEYETDHDDSKAFINDVLVLGNLSGMPSITLPFVFENGLPIGINLNAAPKKDRLVLQAAKKVETLLGYENHDYLDKKLQADKTLEVGECGVK, encoded by the coding sequence ATGAAATATAGAAAAAAAACCATTCAGGAATTAAATCATCTTTTAGCGACTCACCAAGTGACAAGCGAAGAATTGGCTCTTGATTTTATTCAAGAAGCCAAAAAAGATGCGGCAGCAAATTTTCTGACCACTTTGCCAGAAAATGAAATTATTGCGCAAGCAAAGGCGATTGATGCTCACCCTAATTTTCAATCACTTTTGACCGGAGTTCCGTATTTAGCAAAGGATAATTTTGCGACAAAAGGTATTAGAACTACTGGAGGATCTAAAATTCTCGAGAATTTTATTCCGCCTTACAATGCTACTATTATTGATATTTTGAATGGACATCAGGCTTTGATGGCTGGGAAAGCCTCTTTAGATGAACTAGGAATGGGAGGCACAGGCTTACTTTCGGCCTTTGGGGAAATCTATAATCCTTACGATAAAAAGCGCCTCATTGGTGGGTCGTCTTCAGGTTCAGTTTATGCTGTCTCGAAGGGGTATGTTCCCTTTGCCTTAGGGACTGATACTGGCGATTCAATTCGCAAGCCCGCCTCTTATACTGGTATTGTTGGTTTTAAACCAACCTACGGAGCTTTATCGCGATATGGAGTGCTACCTTATTCACCTAGCCTCGATCATCCTGGTTTCTTTACTAGAAATGTTGCGGATATGGCAATTGTGGCTGACGCGACTTTTCAACATGATGCCAAAGATTTTACCTCACAAGAAATTCCTCACAAAGACTTTCTAAAACATTTAGGTAAACTACCAAAAAGCACTAAGTTTGGTTATTTAAAAGTGGTTCAAGAAAATTTAGATCCTAAGTTGAAAAAAGCTTATTTCGATTTTTACCAAAAACTTAGTGAAGCAGGCTTTGAAGTAAAAGCACTTGACTTTCCTAAGGAACTACTTGATGCTCTTCCATCAATTTATATGATGATTTCTTTTACTGAAGCTGTCTCAACACATAGTAATTTAACCGGCGTTCATTTTGGTGAACGCGTAGAAAATGCTGATTATGAAACATTGATGCGTGAAACACGTTCTAAGTGCTTCGGGCCAGTGGTAAAACGACGTTTTCTAATCGGTTCGTTAAATTTAAAAAAAGATAACCAGGAATTATTTATGAACAAAGCCAAAAAGGTACGTCGTTTAATTGTGGAAGAATTAAATAAACTTTATAACAAAGTTAATATTTTGATTTTGCCAGCAGCACCAGGAGTGGCTCCATTAATTGATGAAGCAGTCGAATACGAAACTGATCATGATGATTCAAAAGCCTTTATTAATGATGTTTTGGTTTTAGGAAACCTAAGTGGGATGCCTTCAATCACTTTGCCATTTGTTTTTGAAAACGGTTTACCAATCGGTATTAATTTGAACGCGGCTCCTAAAAAAGACCGTCTTGTTTTACAAGCAGCAAAAAAAGTTGAAACTTTATTAGGTTATGAAAATCATGATTATCTAGACAAAAAATTACAAGCTGACAAAACATTAGAAGTAGGTGAATGTGGTGTTAAATAA
- a CDS encoding Asp-tRNA(Asn)/Glu-tRNA(Gln) amidotransferase subunit GatC, whose product MNKNPIISNEYLQELARDIMLELSPEELTSIRTIEKDLKAKFAAVLKINTDNVEPLNYPFEEPHLKLRDDAVVKTIPQATVLQNAPVTQDEFIVLTKVIK is encoded by the coding sequence ATGAATAAAAACCCCATTATTTCTAACGAGTACCTTCAGGAACTAGCGCGTGATATCATGCTGGAACTATCACCGGAAGAGTTAACCTCAATTAGAACCATTGAAAAGGATTTAAAGGCCAAATTTGCTGCTGTTTTAAAAATTAATACTGATAATGTGGAGCCATTAAATTATCCTTTTGAGGAACCTCATCTTAAACTGCGCGATGATGCAGTAGTAAAGACAATTCCTCAAGCAACAGTTTTGCAAAATGCTCCAGTGACTCAAGATGAATTTATTGTATTGACAAAGGTAATTAAATAA
- the ligA gene encoding NAD-dependent DNA ligase LigA, with the protein MVDNLAKIHEEILRLRVTLNDWSHQYYVLDAPTVDDAEYDAKMKELIRLEKAYPEFADANSPSQKVGGSVSEHFQKHIHSSPMLSLGDIFNWEEFLDFNKQVTKITGTSENAYYGELKIDGLSISLTYKNGQLVTATTRGDGLVGEDVTTNVRTIKTIPLQLKEPVDVETRGEIYLPIAEFEHLNEERLIKGETLFANPRNAAAGTLRQLDSKIVAGRHLNSFLYYYIQPPRPKINTQEKAIRYLNNLGFRTNPENRLCRNLDDVKAFIEDFETRRHNLDYQIDGLVFKLNDFQYYEKLGATAKTPRWAIAYKFPAEVKETILRRIFPSVGRTGKITYNADLEPIILSGTKVSAASLNNALWIKAKALKEGCKVKVKKAGEIIPSVVSLVKTPNYDKLPIWQPATHCPICKNKLEQSLGEVDQFCVNFSCPAKILRSMEHFASRGALDIVGLGPSILTRFYEAKLIKTIDDIYRLPEHETEIVNFENFGKKSYDNLVKAVKASKHRSLEKVIFGLGIRHVGAKTAKLLAQKFKTIDALAFATLDELAAVDLIGAISAQSIVDWFAVKTNQKLIQELKNFGVNFTYHGPKIGANTPLRGLSFVITGTLSQPRETIKELLESEGGAVNSSLSKQTSYLIAGTDPGSKIQKAEKLGVTIINEEDIPRLIQERIEETHHE; encoded by the coding sequence ATGGTTGATAACCTAGCCAAAATTCATGAGGAGATTCTTCGTCTCCGTGTTACTTTAAATGACTGATCACATCAATATTATGTTTTAGATGCCCCGACAGTCGACGATGCTGAGTATGACGCTAAAATGAAGGAGCTTATTCGTCTTGAAAAAGCTTACCCCGAGTTTGCTGATGCCAATTCCCCCAGTCAAAAAGTTGGAGGATCAGTTAGCGAACATTTTCAAAAACACATTCACTCATCACCAATGCTTTCTTTAGGAGACATTTTTAATTGAGAAGAATTTTTGGACTTTAATAAACAAGTGACTAAGATAACGGGGACCTCGGAAAATGCTTATTATGGCGAACTTAAAATCGATGGTCTTTCAATTTCGCTAACTTATAAAAACGGTCAATTAGTTACTGCGACAACACGTGGCGATGGACTTGTTGGGGAAGATGTCACAACAAATGTAAGGACCATCAAAACAATTCCTTTGCAATTAAAGGAACCGGTTGATGTTGAAACACGTGGCGAGATTTATTTACCAATTGCGGAATTTGAACATTTAAATGAAGAACGTCTAATCAAAGGGGAAACGCTTTTTGCTAATCCGCGGAATGCAGCAGCAGGAACCTTGCGCCAGTTAGATTCTAAAATTGTTGCCGGACGCCATTTAAATTCTTTTCTTTATTATTATATTCAACCGCCAAGACCAAAAATCAATACACAAGAAAAGGCTATTCGTTATTTAAATAACCTTGGTTTTCGGACAAACCCTGAAAACCGTCTTTGTCGGAATTTAGATGATGTAAAAGCCTTCATTGAAGATTTTGAAACTCGTCGTCATAATTTGGATTACCAAATTGATGGCTTGGTTTTTAAACTAAATGATTTCCAATATTACGAAAAACTTGGCGCTACCGCTAAAACACCAAGATGGGCAATTGCTTATAAATTTCCTGCCGAAGTCAAAGAAACGATTTTACGCCGTATCTTTCCGAGTGTTGGTCGAACCGGCAAAATCACTTATAACGCCGACTTAGAACCGATTATTCTTTCTGGAACTAAGGTATCAGCTGCTAGCTTGAATAATGCCTTATGAATTAAAGCTAAAGCCCTCAAGGAAGGTTGCAAAGTAAAGGTGAAAAAAGCAGGCGAAATCATTCCTAGTGTAGTGAGTTTAGTGAAGACCCCAAACTACGACAAACTACCTATTTGGCAACCAGCGACTCATTGCCCAATTTGTAAGAATAAATTGGAACAAAGCCTTGGTGAAGTTGACCAATTTTGTGTTAACTTCTCTTGCCCAGCAAAGATTTTGCGTTCAATGGAACATTTTGCTTCGCGAGGGGCTCTTGATATAGTTGGTTTAGGACCATCTATTTTGACACGTTTTTATGAAGCAAAATTAATTAAAACAATTGATGATATTTACCGATTACCAGAACACGAAACTGAAATTGTGAATTTTGAAAACTTTGGTAAAAAAAGTTATGATAATCTAGTTAAAGCAGTCAAGGCTTCGAAACATCGTTCATTGGAAAAAGTTATTTTCGGTCTTGGAATTCGCCATGTTGGTGCTAAAACTGCTAAGTTATTAGCGCAAAAATTTAAAACAATTGATGCCCTTGCTTTTGCGACCCTAGACGAGTTAGCGGCAGTCGACTTAATTGGTGCCATTAGTGCGCAATCAATTGTTGATTGATTTGCTGTCAAAACTAACCAAAAGTTAATCCAAGAACTAAAAAACTTTGGTGTAAACTTTACTTACCATGGTCCTAAAATTGGGGCCAACACTCCTTTGCGAGGGTTAAGTTTTGTCATCACTGGGACTTTATCTCAACCCCGCGAAACTATCAAAGAACTTTTAGAATCTGAAGGAGGCGCGGTTAATAGTAGTTTGTCAAAACAAACGAGCTATTTAATTGCCGGAACGGATCCAGGCAGCAAAATTCAAAAAGCCGAAAAACTTGGCGTTACAATTATTAACGAAGAAGATATTCCTCGCTTAATTCAAGAAAGGATTGAAGAAACCCATCATGAATAA